A stretch of Arcobacter arenosus DNA encodes these proteins:
- a CDS encoding nitrous oxide-stimulated promoter family protein codes for MTIEKFQTEVETLKKFFTKFCKEKHENQYSKTYDLEYKESNINVELNLCEECYSLISYSFDRLKGCPHEIKPRCRQCPNPCYEKQEWKSLAKIMRYSGIRLGLSKIKDKLKRKKYFLT; via the coding sequence ATGACAATAGAAAAGTTTCAAACTGAAGTAGAGACTTTAAAAAAGTTCTTTACTAAATTTTGTAAAGAAAAACATGAAAATCAGTATTCTAAAACTTATGATTTAGAATACAAAGAAAGTAATATAAATGTTGAATTGAATTTATGTGAAGAATGCTATAGTTTAATCTCTTATTCTTTTGATAGATTAAAAGGATGTCCCCATGAGATTAAACCTAGATGTCGTCAATGTCCTAATCCATGTTATGAAAAACAAGAATGGAAATCTTTAGCAAAAATTATGAGATATAGTGGAATTAGACTTGGATTAAGTAAAATTAAAGATAAATTAAAAAGAAAAAAATACTTTTTGACCTAA
- a CDS encoding NnrS family protein, which translates to MQFSTNQNGFTPKIEEKWWDRFTSQSHQLYFTSSIFFAIVVMILTFVSFLGKLHLDFSLIHGFGLNYAVFTNAFLGFLITVIPKFNGAKVIPKEKYLKPWFIFQGGIVLSFLDAIFLGKLLVSFVMLYFVKIFYETIKEGKASYKKDSIFLNLVFFMGALFLLFEVLFQTNVSLLIFFGYLISLVFLVAQRMIPAFYGSYMKVMAWEKPKYIREISVMLFLGLGIALEFELFLLLKLISFVAMLFFGYIVMNLNIYKKTPAIIFILVISFIWLEVGFIALFLESIYEVYSLKLALHIFALGFVATLLIGFGSRVVMGHAVPAQQIVADKITKFIFVLTQVLVVSRICASILFLNDSTVYMGILHLSSWLWIVMFLIWTIRYAKTLTRIKS; encoded by the coding sequence ATGCAGTTTTCAACAAATCAAAATGGTTTTACACCAAAAATAGAAGAGAAATGGTGGGATAGATTTACTTCACAATCTCATCAATTATATTTTACAAGTTCAATATTTTTTGCAATAGTAGTAATGATATTAACTTTTGTATCCTTTCTTGGAAAATTACATCTTGATTTTTCTTTGATTCATGGGTTTGGATTAAATTATGCAGTTTTTACTAATGCATTTTTAGGTTTTTTAATTACTGTGATACCTAAATTTAATGGGGCAAAAGTTATACCAAAAGAAAAATATCTAAAACCTTGGTTTATTTTTCAAGGGGGTATAGTTTTATCTTTTCTGGATGCTATTTTTTTAGGAAAACTTTTAGTTTCTTTTGTGATGTTATATTTTGTTAAAATTTTTTATGAAACTATAAAAGAGGGGAAAGCTTCTTACAAAAAAGATAGTATATTCTTAAATTTAGTATTTTTTATGGGAGCTTTATTTTTGCTTTTTGAAGTGCTTTTTCAAACAAATGTATCTTTATTAATATTTTTTGGATATTTAATAAGTTTAGTATTTTTAGTTGCCCAAAGAATGATTCCTGCCTTTTATGGTTCCTATATGAAAGTTATGGCGTGGGAAAAGCCTAAATATATAAGAGAAATTTCTGTTATGCTATTTTTAGGTTTAGGTATTGCTTTAGAGTTTGAATTATTTTTGCTATTAAAATTAATATCTTTTGTTGCTATGTTATTTTTTGGATATATAGTGATGAATCTAAATATTTATAAAAAAACCCCTGCTATCATCTTTATTTTAGTGATATCATTTATTTGGCTTGAAGTAGGTTTTATAGCTTTATTTCTTGAGTCTATTTATGAAGTATATTCATTAAAGTTAGCACTTCATATTTTTGCTTTAGGATTTGTGGCTACTTTATTAATAGGTTTTGGAAGTAGGGTTGTTATGGGTCATGCAGTTCCTGCTCAACAAATTGTTGCAGATAAAATCACAAAATTTATATTTGTATTAACTCAAGTTTTAGTTGTATCAAGAATTTGTGCTTCAATTTTGTTTTTAAATGATTCAACTGTTTATATGGGAATTTTACATTTAAGTTCTTGGCTATGGATAGTTATGTTTCTTATATGGACTATTCGTTATGCTAAGACTTTAACAAGAATAAAGTCTTGA
- a CDS encoding cytochrome C oxidase subunit IV family protein, whose translation MKLKTIWIFLIFLTTLTFILGKIELSPYFFIALILLTTFIKGQLVIDFFMGLKDVSLKYRLIVSLWLFIVIILIGLAFLI comes from the coding sequence ATGAAATTAAAAACAATATGGATATTTCTTATTTTTTTAACAACACTTACTTTTATATTAGGAAAAATTGAGCTTTCACCTTATTTTTTTATTGCGTTAATTCTTTTAACTACATTTATAAAAGGACAGTTAGTAATTGACTTTTTCATGGGATTGAAAGATGTAAGTTTAAAGTATAGATTAATTGTCTCATTATGGTTGTTTATAGTAATTATTTTAATAGGATTGGCTTTTTTGATTTAA
- a CDS encoding cbb3-type cytochrome c oxidase subunit I produces the protein MKYTSQMVAKPYFIFALLLLAGEMLFGLILGTQYIFGDFLFPHIPFNVARMVHTNLLIVLILFGFMGATYYLVPEESERELWSPKLAIITFWIFAAAGVATILGYLLVPYAELAKLTQNDLLPTMGREFLEQPTITKIGIVIVALAFILNIGMTVLKGRKTTVTVVLLTGLVGLAVFFLFAFYLPENLVLDKFFWWYVVHLWVEGVWELIMGAILAFVLIKVTGVDREHIDKWLYLIIAMTLISGLVGTGHHYFYIGTPEYWLWLGSIASAIEPLPFFMMILFAFAMTKQRRIQHENKIALTWAKGTAVMAFLGAGVWGFLHTLAPVNYYTHGTQLTAAHGHLAFYGAYIMIIFTIVSYAMPILRGRNGGNCPKSQKVELSSFWIMNIGMLGITAALTIAGVMQIIYQRIGLAPSSFMDAQEQIIPVYGVRLFFGVLTIVGLLMYLYSFFVKTNTAKA, from the coding sequence ATGAAATATACATCGCAAATGGTAGCAAAACCATATTTTATTTTTGCATTATTACTTTTAGCAGGTGAGATGCTATTTGGTTTAATTTTAGGTACTCAATATATTTTTGGTGATTTTTTATTCCCACATATTCCATTTAATGTTGCAAGAATGGTTCATACAAATTTATTAATTGTACTGATTTTATTTGGATTTATGGGAGCAACATATTATTTAGTTCCAGAAGAATCTGAAAGAGAGTTATGGAGTCCTAAATTAGCAATTATCACATTTTGGATATTTGCGGCAGCAGGTGTTGCTACAATCTTAGGTTATCTTTTAGTTCCTTATGCAGAATTAGCAAAACTTACTCAAAATGATTTATTGCCGACAATGGGTAGAGAGTTTTTAGAACAACCAACTATTACAAAAATCGGAATTGTTATTGTAGCTTTAGCATTTATTTTAAATATTGGGATGACCGTTCTAAAAGGGCGAAAAACAACAGTTACAGTTGTATTATTAACAGGACTTGTTGGTCTTGCGGTATTTTTCTTATTTGCATTTTATTTACCTGAAAATCTAGTACTTGATAAGTTTTTTTGGTGGTATGTAGTGCATTTATGGGTTGAAGGTGTTTGGGAATTAATCATGGGTGCAATCTTGGCATTTGTACTTATTAAAGTAACAGGTGTAGATAGAGAGCATATTGATAAATGGTTATATTTAATTATTGCTATGACTTTAATCTCTGGACTTGTAGGAACTGGACACCATTACTTTTATATTGGAACACCTGAATATTGGTTATGGCTTGGATCTATTGCTTCAGCTATAGAACCTTTACCATTTTTTATGATGATTTTATTTGCCTTTGCTATGACAAAACAAAGAAGGATCCAACATGAAAATAAGATTGCTTTAACATGGGCAAAAGGTACAGCAGTTATGGCATTTTTAGGTGCAGGTGTTTGGGGATTCTTACATACTTTAGCACCAGTTAACTATTATACTCATGGAACACAATTAACAGCAGCCCATGGACATTTAGCATTTTATGGCGCTTATATTATGATTATATTTACAATTGTTTCTTATGCAATGCCAATTTTAAGAGGTAGAAATGGTGGGAATTGTCCAAAATCACAAAAAGTTGAGTTAAGTAGTTTTTGGATTATGAATATTGGTATGCTAGGAATTACAGCTGCACTTACAATTGCTGGTGTTATGCAAATAATTTATCAAAGAATTGGTCTTGCTCCTTCAAGTTTTATGGATGCTCAAGAACAAATTATCCCTGTTTATGGAGTTAGACTATTCTTTGGTGTTTTAACTATTGTTGGTCTTTTAATGTATCTTTATAGTTTTTTTGTAAAAACAAACACTGCTAAGGCTTAA
- a CDS encoding efflux RND transporter permease subunit encodes MIDKLVKTILHRPFFIFSFLALFVFLGINAYFKLDKKLFPNSNRPEIAVVIVKPSASAQDMATDVATVVEKELYTIDYVRRVYSSTIDEVSVIRVEFNYEKDINDAANDVANALDKIRSQLPKDIQEPQINKITAATAPIITLGVSSENLTLIDLRELIETNIQEEFLKLDGIANVDIFGGYKKEIQIVFDINKLNSLNLNLNEVINIIDSNNKDFSIGNIESNSSKILLKSTNKKLYINELENLLIAPNIRLKDIAKIDFNHFSNSAIYRGNGKDSIALAIQRNLNTDVVKTIETVENKLKVLKEQYPYLNFEITDTQKTTIIQSNENMIESLRDAIIMSTLVVFLFLASIRQIFIVLFTIPIVYFSTIALMWLFGLEFNIITLTGVILALGLLLDDTVVVVENIQRHYEQFHEDMEEAVQNGTSEIMFADFSGTLTTMIALFPILFVGDYPQTIFGPLITTLLLALTASYFVSITFVPLISKKVLALDFKWIIYIEKQFKKISDFINRIFVAFFIEAFKNALKSKLVLFSYIFTLLALFVVSAKVVMPLVGQELMPAMDTGAVKIKVATTPNISIKETKNILQKIEKISYETAQVDTISASIGSEAGVLTLGSGGGINDILITVNYINRFERDETIWEIEEKLKKEISKIKGIKTLEISDAGATAMASIKANIDVTLYGEDFKKLYEKALKYEEAMKNTRGIVTASKSWHMDSKIYKLNIDTQKALEYGISNEYLVNSLQSILRGGIISSYKRKNETPLPIRILVENSQINTPKKIENMLIHTPKMSIPLSAIAKIETVKQPNIITRENLYYTIDIFGFRQNQSISKLMDNFEKASQNIILPNDIKMKHTGDIEQFEDSSKRIIKSVAIGLVLIFLVMVPMFESLKIPLVIIFSIPLTIAGASWILLLLDYHSSMSAMVGFILLAGVIVNNAILLIHFASQKLKIGTCSKEAMIESIKVRTRPVLMTAISVSVGMIPVAFGWAIGMERLAPLGAVVIGGLIVGTFLTLLFIPLLFVWIVKK; translated from the coding sequence ATGATTGATAAATTAGTAAAAACAATTTTGCATAGACCATTTTTTATTTTCTCTTTCTTAGCACTTTTTGTTTTTTTGGGAATAAATGCTTATTTCAAGCTTGATAAAAAACTGTTTCCAAACTCAAATAGACCAGAAATCGCAGTGGTTATTGTAAAACCAAGTGCAAGTGCACAAGATATGGCAACAGATGTTGCAACAGTTGTTGAAAAAGAGTTATATACAATTGATTATGTAAGAAGGGTTTACTCTTCAACAATAGATGAAGTAAGTGTTATAAGAGTTGAATTTAACTATGAAAAAGATATTAATGATGCTGCAAATGATGTAGCAAATGCTTTAGATAAGATTCGTTCACAACTTCCAAAAGATATTCAAGAACCTCAAATCAATAAAATCACTGCAGCAACTGCTCCAATTATAACTCTTGGAGTAAGCTCAGAAAATCTTACTCTTATTGATTTACGTGAACTAATAGAGACAAATATACAAGAGGAGTTTCTAAAACTTGATGGAATTGCAAATGTTGATATCTTTGGTGGATATAAAAAAGAGATTCAAATTGTTTTTGATATAAACAAATTAAACTCTTTAAATCTTAATTTAAATGAAGTTATTAATATAATTGATTCAAACAATAAAGATTTTTCAATTGGAAATATTGAAAGCAATTCCTCAAAAATTTTATTAAAAAGTACAAATAAAAAACTATATATAAATGAACTAGAAAATCTATTAATTGCTCCAAATATAAGACTTAAAGATATTGCAAAAATTGATTTCAACCATTTTAGCAATAGTGCAATATATAGAGGAAATGGAAAAGATTCTATTGCTTTAGCAATTCAAAGAAATCTAAATACTGATGTTGTAAAAACTATTGAGACTGTTGAAAATAAATTAAAAGTTTTAAAAGAACAATATCCATATTTAAATTTTGAAATAACAGATACTCAAAAAACTACAATTATTCAAAGTAATGAAAATATGATTGAATCTTTAAGGGATGCAATCATAATGTCAACCCTTGTTGTATTTTTGTTTTTAGCTTCTATTCGACAAATTTTTATTGTACTTTTTACAATTCCCATTGTATATTTTTCTACAATTGCTTTAATGTGGCTTTTTGGATTAGAGTTTAATATTATCACCCTTACAGGTGTTATTTTAGCTCTTGGTTTATTACTTGATGATACTGTTGTAGTTGTTGAAAATATTCAAAGACATTATGAACAGTTCCATGAGGATATGGAAGAAGCTGTGCAAAATGGTACAAGTGAGATTATGTTTGCAGACTTTTCAGGAACACTAACAACTATGATTGCACTTTTCCCTATTTTATTTGTAGGGGATTATCCTCAAACTATTTTTGGTCCATTAATTACTACACTTCTTTTAGCATTAACTGCTTCATATTTTGTATCAATTACTTTTGTTCCACTTATCTCAAAAAAAGTTTTAGCATTAGACTTTAAATGGATAATTTATATAGAAAAACAGTTTAAAAAAATAAGTGATTTTATAAATAGGATTTTTGTAGCTTTTTTTATTGAAGCATTTAAAAATGCTTTAAAAAGTAAGCTTGTACTTTTTTCTTATATTTTCACTTTATTAGCTTTATTTGTAGTTAGTGCGAAAGTTGTTATGCCTTTAGTTGGTCAAGAGCTTATGCCTGCTATGGATACAGGAGCTGTTAAAATAAAAGTTGCTACAACTCCAAATATCTCTATAAAAGAGACAAAAAATATTCTGCAAAAAATTGAAAAGATATCTTATGAAACTGCTCAAGTTGACACTATCTCAGCTTCAATTGGTTCAGAAGCAGGTGTTTTAACACTAGGAAGTGGTGGAGGAATAAATGATATTTTAATTACTGTAAATTATATAAATAGATTTGAAAGAGACGAAACAATTTGGGAAATTGAAGAAAAATTAAAAAAAGAGATTTCAAAAATAAAGGGGATTAAAACTTTAGAGATAAGTGATGCAGGAGCAACTGCAATGGCTAGTATAAAAGCGAATATTGATGTAACACTATATGGTGAAGATTTTAAAAAACTTTATGAAAAAGCCTTAAAGTATGAAGAGGCTATGAAAAACACAAGGGGAATAGTAACTGCCTCAAAAAGTTGGCATATGGATTCTAAAATTTACAAACTAAATATAGATACGCAAAAAGCTTTAGAATATGGTATTTCAAATGAGTATTTAGTAAACTCTTTACAATCAATTTTAAGAGGTGGAATTATCTCTTCATATAAAAGAAAGAATGAAACTCCTCTTCCTATACGTATTTTAGTAGAAAATTCACAAATAAATACTCCTAAAAAAATAGAAAACATGTTAATACATACGCCAAAAATGAGTATTCCTTTAAGTGCTATTGCTAAGATTGAAACAGTAAAACAACCAAATATTATTACAAGGGAAAACCTTTATTATACTATTGATATATTTGGGTTTAGACAAAATCAAAGTATCTCAAAACTTATGGATAATTTTGAAAAAGCTTCACAAAATATCATTTTGCCAAATGATATAAAAATGAAGCACACAGGAGATATTGAACAGTTTGAAGATTCTTCTAAACGTATTATAAAAAGTGTTGCAATCGGCTTAGTTTTAATTTTCTTAGTAATGGTTCCAATGTTTGAATCACTAAAAATTCCACTAGTAATAATTTTTTCAATTCCATTAACTATTGCTGGAGCTTCATGGATTTTATTACTTTTAGATTATCATAGTTCAATGAGTGCTATGGTTGGCTTTATACTTCTAGCAGGAGTTATTGTAAATAATGCAATTTTACTAATTCACTTTGCATCCCAAAAACTTAAAATTGGAACTTGCTCGAAAGAAGCAATGATAGAAAGTATAAAAGTAAGAACAAGACCTGTTTTAATGACTGCAATTAGTGTAAGTGTTGGAATGATACCAGTTGCCTTTGGTTGGGCAATAGGGATGGAAAGATTAGCTCCACTAGGCGCTGTTGTTATAGGAGGACTAATTGTAGGTACATTTTTAACACTGCTTTTTATTCCATTACTTTTTGTTTGGATAGTTAAAAAGTAA
- a CDS encoding c-type cytochrome, with the protein MEERITKSMARNIYFGGGLFAILVFAGLTMDTVKQVPKRSKAQNITESVAMGKNLWEVNNCVGCHTLMGEGAYYAPELANVFNRRGNSDEATFKSYMQGWMAAQPLHAPDRRKMPQFNLSAEEVDNLSDFLIWTSKIDDNEWPPNIEG; encoded by the coding sequence ATGGAAGAAAGAATTACCAAAAGTATGGCACGAAACATATACTTTGGTGGGGGTCTTTTTGCTATTTTAGTTTTTGCAGGATTAACAATGGACACTGTAAAACAAGTTCCAAAAAGATCAAAAGCTCAAAATATAACAGAATCTGTTGCCATGGGTAAAAACTTATGGGAAGTTAATAACTGTGTAGGTTGTCATACCTTAATGGGGGAAGGAGCTTATTATGCACCTGAATTAGCAAATGTATTTAACAGAAGAGGAAATTCTGATGAAGCAACATTTAAAAGTTATATGCAAGGATGGATGGCAGCACAACCATTACATGCCCCAGATAGAAGAAAAATGCCACAGTTTAACCTGTCAGCAGAAGAAGTAGATAATCTTTCAGATTTTCTAATTTGGACATCAAAAATTGATGATAATGAATGGCCACCAAATATTGAAGGTTAG
- a CDS encoding HPP family protein codes for MKTFFKQFKKINTEPLERSNIIWSWIGSFVGILSIALFHRGVLGDEDLGLVIGSFGASAVLVYGAIHSPLAQPRNLIGGHILSAIVGVISYKLFFDNLLLCSAFAVATSILVMQLTLTLHPPGGATALIAVLGSENIHELGFLYVLYPVATGAFILFIIALLVNNISKHRHYPDGVKFNKFIINPKKGSKKNEDMF; via the coding sequence TTGAAAACATTTTTTAAACAATTTAAAAAAATAAATACAGAGCCTCTTGAAAGATCAAATATAATTTGGTCTTGGATAGGTTCTTTTGTAGGAATATTAAGTATAGCTTTATTTCATAGAGGAGTTTTAGGAGATGAAGATTTAGGTTTAGTTATTGGTTCTTTTGGGGCAAGTGCTGTTTTAGTATATGGAGCAATACACTCACCCCTTGCACAACCTAGAAATCTTATAGGAGGACATATTTTATCTGCTATAGTAGGAGTTATCTCTTATAAACTTTTTTTTGATAATCTCTTATTGTGCTCTGCATTTGCAGTAGCAACTTCCATTTTAGTTATGCAACTTACTTTAACTTTACATCCTCCAGGAGGAGCAACGGCATTAATAGCAGTTTTAGGAAGTGAAAATATACATGAACTGGGTTTTCTTTATGTTCTATATCCTGTTGCAACAGGTGCTTTTATCCTATTTATTATTGCACTTTTAGTTAATAATATTTCTAAACATAGACACTATCCAGATGGAGTAAAATTTAATAAATTTATAATAAATCCAAAAAAAGGTTCTAAAAAAAATGAAGACATGTTTTAA
- a CDS encoding cytochrome c oxidase subunit 3 family protein → MDSSKSNYPPGDFGIWLIIYIELITFGAFFIGYAFTRRLDIELFNNSQQLLNKEFGLINTLALITSSFFVVKTIEMIKLNETLEKISKASDYLLVSISLGGLFLILKCIEFYQKFSEGINLGTNKFFMFYFIMTSFHFLHVVLGVFILLVMYKNTKLGIYTKTNLKGLETGASYWHMVDLVWIILFPLIYIMR, encoded by the coding sequence TTGGACAGTTCAAAGAGCAACTATCCTCCAGGAGATTTTGGAATTTGGTTAATAATATATATAGAATTAATTACTTTTGGAGCCTTCTTTATTGGCTATGCATTTACTAGACGATTAGATATAGAACTTTTTAATAATTCACAACAACTATTAAATAAAGAGTTTGGTTTAATAAATACATTGGCACTTATAACTAGTAGTTTTTTCGTTGTTAAAACAATTGAAATGATTAAACTAAATGAAACTTTAGAAAAAATTTCTAAAGCTTCAGATTATCTTTTAGTTTCAATTTCTTTAGGTGGATTATTTTTGATATTAAAGTGTATCGAGTTTTATCAAAAGTTTAGCGAAGGTATAAATCTAGGCACTAACAAATTTTTTATGTTCTATTTTATTATGACCTCTTTTCATTTTTTACATGTTGTTTTAGGAGTTTTTATTCTATTAGTCATGTATAAAAATACTAAATTAGGCATTTATACTAAAACAAATCTTAAGGGGTTAGAGACAGGTGCTTCATACTGGCATATGGTTGATTTGGTTTGGATAATTTTATTTCCACTAATTTATATTATGAGGTAA
- a CDS encoding c-type cytochrome, with amino-acid sequence MKKVLLLTSVLACIAFANPYAKCVACHGANGEKVALGKSKIIKDMTKQEIVDSLKGYKDGSYGGAMKALMKGQVASLSDADIQSIAEKIGK; translated from the coding sequence ATGAAAAAAGTTTTACTTTTAACTTCAGTGTTAGCATGTATTGCTTTTGCAAATCCATATGCAAAGTGTGTAGCATGTCATGGAGCAAATGGTGAAAAGGTTGCTTTAGGAAAATCAAAAATTATTAAAGATATGACTAAGCAAGAGATTGTAGATTCACTAAAAGGTTATAAAGATGGTTCTTACGGTGGAGCTATGAAAGCTTTAATGAAAGGTCAAGTTGCATCTTTATCAGATGCTGATATTCAATCAATTGCTGAAAAAATTGGTAAATAA
- a CDS encoding HlyD family secretion protein, which yields MKKIALFIIIALLIAGGFKLIKGKKEEISNERKAFVHVYKPLETKQKESLDNFETFSAKLEAVQNPKISTKISGHITKIFVEENQEIKKGQKLVSIDDLEYKQTLLQLSYSINALKSSVDSFISSLNSLKLDMQLSLKEFETNKKLYKIGGISKDKLDFSEVIYEQKKAKYNSTLKTIESKKNEQNSQQAFLDSKKKLKEYYSLKSPIDGFIEEILVDIGDLSSVNKPILSLVSKEQKLSFLFASENIKQNQEVYIDNKKIGVIESINISAKNYMKEANIKLDKNLSNPINSLISIKVRIK from the coding sequence ATGAAAAAAATAGCTTTATTTATAATTATAGCTTTACTTATAGCTGGTGGTTTTAAACTAATAAAAGGGAAAAAAGAGGAGATTTCAAATGAGAGAAAAGCCTTTGTTCATGTATATAAACCATTAGAAACAAAACAAAAAGAAAGTTTGGATAACTTTGAAACTTTTAGTGCAAAGCTTGAAGCAGTGCAAAACCCAAAAATCTCTACAAAAATTTCAGGACATATTACAAAGATATTTGTAGAAGAGAACCAAGAGATAAAAAAAGGACAAAAACTAGTTTCTATAGATGATTTAGAGTATAAACAAACTCTTTTACAACTTAGTTATTCAATTAATGCATTAAAATCATCAGTTGATTCTTTTATAAGTTCTTTAAACTCTTTAAAACTTGATATGCAATTATCACTTAAAGAGTTTGAGACAAATAAAAAATTATATAAAATTGGTGGTATTTCAAAAGATAAGTTAGATTTTTCTGAAGTGATTTATGAGCAAAAAAAGGCAAAATATAACTCAACACTAAAAACAATAGAATCAAAGAAAAATGAACAAAATTCACAACAAGCATTTTTAGACTCTAAGAAAAAACTTAAAGAATACTACTCTTTAAAATCTCCTATTGATGGTTTTATTGAAGAGATTCTTGTTGATATTGGAGATTTAAGTTCTGTAAATAAACCTATTTTATCATTAGTTTCAAAAGAGCAGAAACTTAGTTTTTTATTTGCAAGTGAAAATATAAAACAAAATCAAGAAGTTTATATAGATAATAAAAAAATAGGTGTAATTGAATCTATCAATATAAGTGCAAAAAACTATATGAAAGAAGCAAACATTAAATTAGATAAAAACTTATCTAATCCTATAAATTCATTAATCTCTATTAAGGTGAGAATAAAATGA
- a CDS encoding metal-sulfur cluster assembly factor — MYSKEEIFKAVSTVNDPEVGFNLVEMGLIYDVFCDKNMKVTVTMTLSTKACPLHQMIIQWVEEAVLRELPKVQIASVDLVWEPAWNISMASDEVKAKLAGSL, encoded by the coding sequence ATGTATAGTAAAGAAGAGATTTTTAAAGCAGTATCAACTGTAAATGATCCAGAAGTTGGTTTTAATCTTGTAGAAATGGGACTTATTTATGATGTTTTTTGTGATAAAAACATGAAAGTAACTGTTACAATGACACTTAGTACAAAAGCTTGTCCTCTTCACCAAATGATTATACAATGGGTTGAAGAGGCGGTTTTAAGAGAATTACCAAAGGTTCAAATCGCAAGTGTAGATTTAGTTTGGGAACCAGCTTGGAATATCAGTATGGCATCAGATGAAGTTAAAGCAAAACTTGCAGGTTCCCTTTGA